Proteins co-encoded in one Novosphingobium sp. PP1Y genomic window:
- a CDS encoding site-specific integrase encodes MTSHALNRLTATRVAGIKEPGRYADGGGLFLFVDATRRRWLFRYTWRGAKKELGLGSARSLSLAKAREKAAEYRAMLSEGKNPKVERAKANRSVTFGEYADSFVETMSPSWKNAKHIAQWKMTLTVYAAPIRPLLLHEIETDDVLQVLRPHWSRVPETADRLRGRIENVLDAAKANGLREGENPARWRGHLDQLLPRRRKSSQSHHAALPFNRIKRFIRALRNRPAVAARALEFLILTAARTGEVLNADWEEIDLRQRIWIIPADRMKAEREHRVPLTEPAIAILKATPPKFRTGLIFERNSKGVPLSIMAMPMLLRRMNIVETVHGFRSTFRDWASETTNFPSEVCEMALAHTIPGKAEAAYRRGDLFNKRRKLMEAWAKYCGYEAEKETKGESLNSHSP; translated from the coding sequence GTGACCAGTCATGCCCTTAACCGCCTCACCGCCACTCGCGTTGCCGGTATCAAAGAACCAGGCCGCTACGCGGACGGTGGCGGCCTGTTCCTGTTTGTCGACGCCACTCGCCGTCGCTGGCTGTTCCGATACACCTGGCGCGGTGCCAAGAAAGAGCTTGGCCTCGGCAGTGCCCGGTCCCTCTCCTTGGCCAAGGCTCGGGAGAAGGCAGCAGAGTATCGCGCCATGCTTAGCGAAGGCAAAAATCCTAAGGTTGAACGAGCTAAGGCAAACCGATCCGTCACTTTCGGCGAGTACGCGGACAGCTTTGTCGAGACTATGTCGCCATCGTGGAAAAACGCGAAGCACATCGCTCAGTGGAAGATGACGCTGACAGTCTATGCCGCACCGATCCGCCCACTGTTGTTGCATGAGATTGAAACTGATGATGTCCTACAAGTGCTGCGACCACATTGGAGCCGGGTTCCCGAGACTGCCGATCGGCTTCGCGGTCGAATCGAGAATGTGTTGGATGCTGCCAAAGCAAACGGACTTCGGGAAGGTGAGAACCCTGCGCGATGGCGTGGTCACCTTGACCAACTCCTCCCGCGTAGGCGCAAGTCCTCGCAGAGCCATCATGCAGCGCTGCCCTTCAACCGCATCAAGCGGTTCATCCGGGCGCTCAGGAACCGTCCCGCTGTTGCTGCGCGGGCACTTGAATTCCTGATTCTCACCGCCGCGCGCACTGGAGAGGTTCTCAATGCGGATTGGGAAGAGATTGATCTTCGCCAACGTATCTGGATTATTCCAGCTGATCGGATGAAGGCTGAGCGCGAGCATCGGGTACCTCTGACCGAGCCGGCAATTGCTATCTTGAAGGCGACACCCCCAAAGTTTCGGACCGGTTTGATCTTTGAGCGCAACAGCAAAGGCGTTCCGCTCAGCATTATGGCGATGCCGATGCTATTGCGCCGGATGAACATCGTAGAGACTGTGCACGGATTTCGCTCCACGTTTCGAGACTGGGCATCGGAGACAACCAATTTTCCGAGTGAAGTGTGCGAGATGGCTCTTGCCCATACAATTCCAGGCAAAGCCGAGGCTGCCTACCGGCGAGGCGATCTCTTCAATAAGCGTAGAAAGCTGATGGAGGCGTGGGCAAAATACTGCGGCTACGAGGCGGAAAAAGAGACTAAAGGGGAATCGTTAAATTCGCATTCTCCATAA
- a CDS encoding MarR family winged helix-turn-helix transcriptional regulator gives MAVDTDFLHPTLRALRRLQRATEQGGRQLAAATGLTTSQLLVLQEIERRGEAIPSAVASALQFSQATITTLVDRLVVLGLVTRQRSDRDKRQVLLRITDDGRLVLSRAPDMLQERFRDRYSQLPTWEQAMILAGLERLCLLLDAADIDAAPLLDVGPIDRRLQG, from the coding sequence ATGGCCGTGGACACCGATTTCTTGCATCCAACCCTGCGTGCGCTGCGGCGCCTTCAACGCGCTACCGAACAGGGCGGCAGGCAGCTTGCCGCCGCGACCGGCCTGACGACGTCGCAGTTGCTCGTCCTCCAGGAGATCGAGCGGCGCGGCGAAGCGATCCCCAGTGCCGTTGCCAGCGCCCTGCAATTCAGCCAGGCGACGATCACGACGCTGGTCGACCGCCTTGTCGTGCTGGGTCTCGTGACGCGCCAGCGCAGCGATCGCGACAAGCGTCAGGTGCTCCTGCGGATCACCGATGATGGGCGCCTCGTCCTGTCGCGTGCGCCCGATATGCTGCAGGAACGCTTCCGCGACCGCTACTCGCAGTTGCCGACCTGGGAACAGGCGATGATCCTCGCAGGACTTGAGCGGCTCTGCCTTCTGCTGGACGCAGCGGACATCGACGCCGCGCCCTTGCTGGACGTGGGCCCCATCGACCGCAGGCTGCAGGGCTAG
- the hemF gene encoding oxygen-dependent coproporphyrinogen oxidase — MTDWTPYTLRARTWFETLRDRICAEFEAIEREAGSAAAFDYTPWKRSAVEGGAEGETGGGTRGLMKGKVFEKVGVNVSTVVGSLSRDFAATINGASAEQNAFSATGISLVAHMANPHVPAVHMNTRFLTTTKAWFGGGADLNPPLPYDEDTAEFHAELKAACDAHGADYYERYKAWADEYFFIPHRNVHRGVGGIFYDHLECADEAAWEANFAYTMAVGEAFLAVFPRLVRRRMGMEFTPADKAQQLEWRGRYAEFNLVYDRGTLFGLKTGGNIDAILMSLPPEATWS; from the coding sequence ATGACCGACTGGACCCCTTACACCCTGCGCGCCCGCACCTGGTTCGAGACGCTGCGCGACAGGATCTGCGCCGAATTCGAGGCGATCGAGCGAGAGGCCGGTTCAGCGGCTGCCTTCGACTATACCCCGTGGAAACGCTCGGCAGTCGAAGGCGGGGCCGAGGGCGAGACGGGCGGCGGCACGCGCGGCCTGATGAAAGGCAAGGTCTTCGAGAAGGTCGGCGTGAACGTCTCGACCGTGGTCGGTTCGCTGTCCAGGGATTTCGCGGCCACCATCAACGGAGCCTCGGCCGAACAGAACGCCTTTTCCGCGACCGGCATCAGCCTCGTCGCGCACATGGCCAACCCGCACGTGCCGGCCGTGCACATGAACACCCGCTTCCTCACGACGACCAAGGCATGGTTCGGCGGCGGCGCGGACCTCAATCCCCCGCTGCCCTACGACGAGGATACCGCGGAATTCCATGCGGAACTCAAGGCCGCCTGCGATGCCCACGGCGCTGACTATTACGAGCGCTACAAGGCCTGGGCGGACGAGTACTTCTTCATCCCCCACCGCAATGTCCACCGCGGTGTCGGCGGGATCTTCTACGACCACCTGGAGTGCGCGGACGAGGCTGCGTGGGAAGCGAACTTCGCCTACACCATGGCCGTGGGCGAGGCGTTCCTGGCCGTGTTTCCGCGCCTCGTGCGCCGTCGCATGGGCATGGAATTCACGCCCGCCGACAAGGCGCAGCAACTCGAATGGCGCGGCCGCTATGCCGAATTCAACCTCGTCTATGACCGCGGCACGCTGTTCGGCCTCAAGACCGGCGGCAACATCGACGCGATCCTGATGAGCCTGCCGCCCGAGGCGACCTGGAGCTGA
- a CDS encoding MFS transporter, with product MLTAILPVRSLLAAIFVLMAGSGFLSTLISIRLERAGESTLLIGLVATAYFAGLAIGALRAGPLVRRVGHIRAFAAFVSVFSASTLAYAFWQQPLFWAFLRLADGFCVAGVYVCIESWLNERAEPQTRGSVLAGYMICLYLGQAAGQYLLNLDDTRPSIPFLASSVLVSLASIPVLLTHISAPESGDAPPFSLRRLYDTSPLGVIGSILTGMMLGAFYGLAAVSVRRIGLDMGATAMFMSAVILGGVALQWPLGQLSDRYDRRRVIVLTFAGATLVCAGLTVTQHNGIQLLGLGALFGGLTFALYPLCVAHTNDRLEADERVGATGGLVLLYSAGAALGPILGSAAMTLPFESGLFAYITLCAASALAFGLWRQTATPPVPSDTQHAYQILPRTTPVAAMLDPLGPDDIPATEDS from the coding sequence ATGCTAACCGCGATCCTTCCGGTCCGCAGCCTGTTGGCCGCCATCTTCGTCCTGATGGCCGGAAGCGGGTTCCTGTCCACCCTAATCAGCATCCGGCTGGAACGCGCCGGGGAAAGCACATTGCTGATCGGCCTCGTCGCCACCGCCTATTTCGCGGGGCTGGCGATCGGTGCGCTGCGTGCGGGTCCGCTGGTGCGCCGCGTTGGCCACATCCGCGCCTTCGCAGCCTTCGTGTCGGTCTTTTCCGCCAGCACGCTGGCCTATGCCTTCTGGCAACAACCGCTGTTCTGGGCCTTCCTGCGCCTTGCCGACGGCTTCTGCGTCGCGGGCGTCTATGTCTGCATCGAAAGCTGGCTCAACGAACGGGCCGAACCGCAGACGCGCGGCAGCGTCCTGGCCGGGTACATGATCTGCCTCTACCTCGGGCAGGCCGCCGGGCAGTACCTGCTCAACCTCGACGATACCCGCCCCTCGATCCCGTTCCTGGCATCCTCGGTGCTGGTCTCGCTGGCCTCGATACCGGTCCTGCTGACCCATATCTCCGCACCCGAATCAGGCGATGCCCCGCCCTTCTCGCTTCGCCGCCTCTACGACACGTCGCCGCTGGGCGTGATCGGCTCGATCCTGACCGGCATGATGCTGGGCGCGTTCTACGGCCTTGCCGCGGTGAGCGTGCGGCGCATCGGGCTCGACATGGGCGCAACCGCGATGTTCATGTCCGCCGTCATCCTGGGCGGCGTGGCGCTGCAATGGCCGCTTGGCCAGCTATCCGACCGTTATGACCGGCGCCGCGTGATCGTCCTGACGTTTGCCGGGGCAACGCTGGTCTGTGCCGGACTGACCGTCACCCAGCACAACGGCATCCAGCTCCTCGGCCTGGGCGCCCTGTTCGGCGGCTTGACCTTCGCGCTCTATCCGCTGTGCGTGGCCCATACCAACGACCGCCTGGAAGCCGACGAGCGCGTCGGCGCGACCGGCGGACTGGTGCTGCTCTATTCGGCAGGCGCCGCGCTCGGCCCGATCCTCGGCTCGGCGGCCATGACCCTGCCCTTCGAAAGCGGCCTCTTTGCCTACATCACGCTTTGCGCCGCCAGTGCGCTCGCCTTCGGCCTGTGGCGCCAGACCGCGACCCCGCCCGTTCCTTCAGATACGCAGCACGCCTACCAGATCCTGCCACGCACCACGCCTGTGGCCGCGATGCTCGATCCGCTTGGCCCCGATGACATTCCAGCCACGGAAGATTCCTGA
- a CDS encoding PilZ domain-containing protein: MSMHTPLHGAEFAPRSQTEREPRLRTLIGASMDCAGLPDQDVFVRNVSEHGMGLISHAMTPRCGEVVHLRLRGSHVLRAQVRWARGDDFGVLLADPLDMATLGLSGEPQ, encoded by the coding sequence ATGAGCATGCATACCCCCCTGCACGGCGCGGAATTTGCGCCTCGCTCGCAAACAGAACGCGAACCGCGCCTGCGCACACTGATAGGTGCCAGCATGGACTGCGCCGGCCTGCCCGATCAGGATGTCTTCGTGCGCAATGTCTCCGAACATGGCATGGGCCTCATATCCCACGCGATGACCCCCCGCTGCGGCGAAGTGGTGCACCTCAGGCTGCGCGGCAGTCATGTCTTGCGCGCGCAAGTGCGCTGGGCCCGGGGCGACGACTTCGGCGTCCTTCTGGCCGATCCGCTCGACATGGCCACGCTGGGGCTGTCCGGAGAACCTCAGTAG
- a CDS encoding bifunctional (p)ppGpp synthetase/guanosine-3',5'-bis(diphosphate) 3'-pyrophosphohydrolase, giving the protein MLRQYELVERVKEYAPEADEALLNRAYVYTVQKHGTQKRASGDPYFSHPVEVAGLMTELKLDQQAIITALLHDTVEDTLATIEEIEKLFGADIARLVDGVTKLSKIEVMTENERAAENLRKFLLAMSEDLRVLLVKLADRLHNMRTLHFIKNPDKRKRIARETMDIYAPLAERVGMYEYMREMQLLAFEQLEPEGYATITGRLAQIRSQEGGQVDAIALAIKQALAEADIQVEVTGREKHPYSIWRKMAERHVTFEQITDIMAFRVLTETPDDCYRALGVLHQHWQMIPGRFKDYISTPKSNGYQSLHTALIYENSMRMEVQIRTREMHRLNEFGLAAHWAYKQGGTRPDGQVGWLRDLIEIVDASHDAEELLEHTKLAIYQDRIFAFTPKGRLHQLPKGSTAVDFAYAVHTDLGNAAVGAKINGRHVPLRTQLANGDVVEVIKSTSSEPQLSWLGFVVTGKARAAIRRAVRAKEHQEIATIGSKLFDAIAGQLPTRIGKKAIEAAVRRLELRDEEDLMFAIGSARLSDREVMEALVPGSTAELPDDPDWTRSEVSISIKGLTPGMGFELADCCHPVPGDRIVGLRRPDHKVEVHTIDCLTLANGVDADWLDLSWGSRTTGAVGRLRLVLYNRPGTLADVTQTFATNRANVVNIQVIHRDEPFGTYEVDLEVADLAHLTRILGTLRASQAVAEAERI; this is encoded by the coding sequence ATGTTGCGTCAGTATGAACTCGTTGAACGCGTAAAGGAATACGCACCGGAGGCCGACGAGGCCCTGCTCAACCGCGCCTATGTCTATACCGTGCAGAAGCACGGCACGCAGAAGCGCGCGAGCGGCGATCCCTATTTCAGCCACCCGGTCGAAGTCGCGGGCCTGATGACCGAGCTCAAGCTCGACCAGCAGGCAATCATCACCGCGCTCCTGCACGACACGGTAGAGGACACGCTGGCCACGATCGAAGAGATCGAGAAGCTGTTCGGAGCGGACATCGCCCGACTGGTCGATGGCGTCACCAAGCTCTCCAAGATCGAGGTGATGACCGAGAACGAGCGCGCGGCCGAGAACCTGCGCAAGTTCCTGCTGGCGATGAGCGAGGACTTGCGCGTCCTGCTCGTCAAGCTGGCCGATCGGCTGCACAACATGCGCACGCTCCACTTCATCAAGAACCCGGACAAGCGCAAGCGCATCGCCCGCGAGACGATGGACATCTATGCCCCGCTCGCCGAGCGCGTGGGCATGTACGAGTACATGCGCGAGATGCAGCTGCTGGCCTTCGAGCAGCTCGAGCCCGAAGGCTATGCCACGATCACCGGACGCCTCGCGCAGATCCGCAGCCAGGAAGGCGGGCAGGTCGACGCCATCGCCCTGGCCATCAAGCAGGCGCTTGCCGAAGCGGACATCCAGGTCGAAGTAACCGGCCGCGAAAAGCATCCCTACTCGATCTGGCGCAAGATGGCCGAGCGTCACGTCACCTTCGAGCAGATCACCGACATCATGGCCTTCCGCGTCCTGACCGAGACGCCGGACGACTGCTACCGCGCGCTCGGCGTGCTGCATCAGCACTGGCAGATGATCCCGGGTCGCTTCAAGGACTACATCTCGACGCCCAAGTCGAACGGCTACCAGTCGCTGCACACCGCGCTGATCTATGAAAACTCGATGCGCATGGAAGTGCAGATCCGCACCCGCGAGATGCACCGCCTCAACGAGTTCGGCCTGGCCGCGCACTGGGCCTACAAGCAGGGCGGCACGCGGCCGGACGGGCAGGTCGGCTGGCTGCGCGACCTGATCGAAATCGTCGATGCCAGCCACGATGCCGAGGAACTGCTCGAGCATACCAAGCTGGCGATCTATCAGGACCGCATCTTCGCCTTTACCCCCAAGGGACGACTGCACCAGCTGCCCAAGGGATCGACCGCGGTCGACTTCGCCTATGCCGTCCATACCGATCTCGGCAATGCCGCGGTCGGCGCCAAGATCAACGGCCGCCATGTGCCGCTGCGCACGCAGCTGGCCAATGGCGATGTTGTCGAAGTGATCAAGAGCACCTCGTCCGAACCGCAGCTGTCCTGGCTGGGCTTCGTCGTCACCGGCAAGGCCCGGGCCGCGATTCGCCGTGCGGTGCGTGCAAAGGAACACCAGGAAATCGCCACGATCGGCTCCAAGCTGTTCGATGCGATTGCCGGGCAACTACCTACGCGCATCGGCAAGAAGGCCATCGAGGCGGCCGTGCGGCGGCTGGAGCTGCGCGACGAGGAAGACCTGATGTTCGCGATCGGCTCGGCGCGCCTGTCCGACCGCGAGGTCATGGAAGCGCTCGTGCCCGGCAGCACTGCCGAACTGCCCGACGATCCGGATTGGACCCGCAGCGAGGTCTCCATCTCGATCAAGGGCCTGACGCCGGGCATGGGCTTCGAACTGGCCGACTGCTGTCACCCGGTTCCCGGGGACCGCATCGTCGGCCTGCGCCGTCCCGACCACAAGGTCGAAGTCCACACCATCGATTGCCTCACGCTCGCCAACGGCGTCGATGCGGACTGGCTCGACCTCTCGTGGGGATCGCGAACCACCGGCGCTGTCGGCCGCCTGCGGCTCGTGCTGTACAACCGGCCGGGCACGCTGGCCGATGTGACCCAGACCTTCGCCACCAACCGCGCCAACGTCGTCAATATCCAGGTGATCCATCGCGATGAGCCTTTCGGCACTTACGAGGTCGATCTGGAAGTGGCCGACCTTGCGCACCTGACCCGCATCTTGGGTACATTGCGCGCCAGTCAGGCGGTCGCCGAAGCAGAGCGCATCTAG
- the pdeM gene encoding ligase-associated DNA damage response endonuclease PdeM, which produces MVPFSFQSEEMHLVGAAGSRGCAIYWPREQALLVADLHLEKASYYAKGGQMLPPYDSRETLERLAHAVRQTGARRVFALGDNFHDSEGTGRLDPHARGMLDALTRALDWVWIIGNHDPDLGAEAGGTRVAQIVVAGLVLRHKAEKATGLPELSGHYHPRLIVSARGRRIARPCAVRSDNRLILPAFGALTGGMDAADPAILSAMQPACAIDALVPATGRLIAYPLWRADA; this is translated from the coding sequence ATGGTTCCCTTTTCGTTCCAGTCAGAGGAAATGCACCTTGTCGGCGCTGCCGGATCGCGGGGCTGCGCGATCTACTGGCCGCGCGAACAGGCCCTGCTGGTGGCCGACCTCCACCTCGAGAAAGCCAGCTACTACGCGAAGGGCGGGCAGATGCTCCCGCCCTACGACAGCCGCGAGACGCTGGAACGGCTGGCGCATGCGGTGCGGCAGACAGGGGCGCGGCGCGTCTTCGCGCTGGGCGACAATTTCCACGACAGCGAGGGCACCGGACGGCTCGATCCCCATGCCCGCGGCATGCTCGATGCGCTGACTCGCGCGCTGGACTGGGTGTGGATCATCGGGAATCACGATCCGGACCTTGGCGCAGAGGCCGGGGGCACGCGGGTTGCGCAAATCGTAGTGGCAGGCCTCGTCCTGCGTCACAAGGCGGAGAAAGCGACCGGACTTCCCGAGCTTTCCGGGCACTATCATCCCCGCCTGATCGTTTCCGCCCGGGGCCGCAGGATCGCCCGCCCTTGCGCGGTGCGCAGCGACAACCGCTTGATTCTGCCTGCTTTCGGTGCGCTGACCGGCGGCATGGACGCGGCCGATCCGGCGATACTTTCGGCAATGCAACCGGCCTGCGCGATCGACGCGCTGGTACCGGCAACGGGACGCCTGATTGCCTATCCCCTCTGGCGCGCGGACGCCTGA
- the infC gene encoding translation initiation factor IF-3, producing MMTPPVKSGPRYNNFIQADKVRVIDENGENIGVMYTREAIEQAADVGLDLVEVSPNADPPVCKFLDVGKYRYEAQKKANAARKTQKTQEIKEIKMRPNIDDHDYDVKMRNVQRFIGDGDKVKVTLRFRGRELSHQQLGMDLLRRVQADVEEIAKIEAYPRMEGRQMLMVLAPK from the coding sequence ATGATGACGCCACCGGTCAAGAGCGGACCGCGCTACAACAATTTCATCCAAGCCGACAAGGTCCGCGTGATCGACGAGAACGGCGAGAACATTGGCGTCATGTACACCCGTGAGGCTATCGAACAGGCGGCCGACGTCGGCCTGGACCTGGTAGAAGTCTCGCCCAACGCAGACCCGCCGGTGTGCAAGTTCCTCGACGTCGGCAAGTATCGCTACGAGGCCCAGAAGAAGGCCAACGCAGCGCGCAAGACGCAGAAGACGCAGGAGATCAAGGAGATCAAGATGCGTCCGAACATCGACGATCACGACTACGACGTGAAGATGCGCAACGTTCAGCGCTTCATCGGCGATGGCGACAAGGTGAAGGTCACCCTGCGTTTCCGCGGGCGCGAGCTTTCGCACCAGCAGCTGGGCATGGACCTGCTGCGCCGCGTGCAGGCCGACGTGGAAGAGATCGCGAAGATCGAGGCCTATCCGCGCATGGAAGGCCGCCAGATGCTGATGGTGCTGGCGCCCAAATAA
- a CDS encoding MFS transporter: MQTDPATLRRAIAASAIGNATEWFDYGIYSYGVTYISAALFPGNTEEAVLFALATFAISFLVRPLGGIFWGPLGDRLGRKSVLAITIVVMSGATFCVGLLPSYASVGFWAPLLLIVLRMIQGFSTGGEYGGAATFMAEYAPDEKRGFCGSFLEFGTLAGFSLGALLMLGFSLLLGEAAMHDWGWRIPFLVAGPLGAVGVYLRSHMEDTPVFREEHEKAERVSHGLPYLMANYWRPMLVMGGMVIALNVVNYTLLSYMPTYLQRRLGLTADEALVVPILGMLFMMLLLPMTGALSDRIGRKPLWWFSLIGLFIGVVPLYMLMGMGLSGAVIGFMVLGLLYVPQLATISATFPALFPTPVRFAGFAISYNVATSIFGGTAPAIGSGLISATGDPLMPAYYMMAACAVGAVALHFMKETAGKPLSDAPPIKGAKPIEEDYVI, translated from the coding sequence ATGCAGACAGATCCCGCCACCCTGCGCCGGGCGATTGCCGCCTCGGCGATCGGCAATGCCACCGAATGGTTCGACTACGGAATCTATTCCTACGGCGTCACTTATATCTCCGCCGCCCTGTTCCCCGGCAACACCGAGGAAGCCGTGCTCTTCGCGCTGGCGACTTTCGCCATCTCGTTCCTCGTGCGTCCCTTGGGCGGCATCTTCTGGGGGCCGCTGGGAGACCGGCTGGGCCGCAAGTCGGTGCTGGCGATCACCATCGTCGTCATGTCGGGGGCGACCTTCTGCGTCGGCCTGCTGCCATCCTATGCCAGCGTCGGCTTCTGGGCGCCGCTGCTGCTGATCGTGCTGCGCATGATCCAGGGCTTCTCGACCGGCGGCGAATATGGCGGCGCGGCGACTTTCATGGCCGAGTACGCGCCGGACGAGAAGCGCGGCTTTTGCGGCAGCTTTCTCGAATTCGGCACGCTGGCCGGCTTTTCGCTGGGCGCGCTGCTGATGCTGGGCTTCTCGCTGCTGCTGGGAGAGGCGGCGATGCACGACTGGGGCTGGCGCATTCCCTTCCTCGTCGCCGGGCCGCTCGGCGCCGTGGGCGTCTATCTGCGCTCCCACATGGAGGACACCCCGGTCTTTCGCGAAGAACACGAAAAGGCCGAGCGCGTCTCGCACGGCCTGCCCTATCTCATGGCCAATTACTGGCGCCCGATGCTGGTGATGGGCGGCATGGTGATCGCGCTCAACGTCGTGAACTACACGCTGCTCAGCTACATGCCCACTTACCTGCAGCGCCGCCTCGGCCTGACTGCGGACGAGGCGCTGGTCGTGCCGATCCTGGGCATGCTGTTCATGATGCTGCTGCTGCCGATGACCGGCGCGCTGTCCGACCGGATCGGCCGCAAGCCGCTCTGGTGGTTTTCGCTGATCGGGCTCTTCATCGGCGTGGTGCCGCTCTACATGCTGATGGGCATGGGCCTTTCGGGAGCCGTCATCGGCTTCATGGTCCTCGGCCTGCTCTACGTCCCCCAGCTGGCGACGATTTCCGCCACCTTCCCGGCCCTGTTCCCGACCCCGGTGCGCTTCGCCGGCTTCGCGATCTCCTACAACGTGGCGACCTCGATCTTCGGCGGCACGGCTCCTGCCATCGGCAGCGGACTGATCTCGGCCACCGGCGATCCGCTGATGCCCGCCTACTACATGATGGCCGCCTGCGCAGTGGGCGCAGTGGCGCTGCACTTCATGAAGGAAACCGCCGGCAAACCCCTGTCCGACGCCCCGCCGATCAAGGGCGCAAAGCCGATAGAGGAAGACTACGTCATCTGA
- a CDS encoding peptidylprolyl isomerase, producing MCKYLLAGIAALVLPASAFGQDAEVPATPNGIVDAAPAAEWLPIEQRDLLVMDLAPGPSGKVRRVVIQLIAAPYVQGWVSNIRTLAARHWYDGLAIVRTQDNYVVQWGDPDGEDPKKAKPLPEGLRIMTEDDYVVPAAGMDIGASTKLLRDAYASLAGFDHGWPVATDGKSVWPVHCYGSVGVGRGLSPDTGTGGELYAVIGQAPRQLDRNIAVVGRVIEGMENLSALPRGTGPIGFYATPQERTPIVSLRTGESLTDLPRYEYLSTSSASFAAYLDKRANRSDAFYIHPAGGVDVCNVPVPVRRAAQ from the coding sequence ATGTGCAAATACTTGCTGGCCGGCATCGCGGCCCTCGTCCTGCCCGCTTCCGCATTCGGCCAAGATGCCGAAGTTCCGGCCACGCCCAATGGGATCGTCGATGCGGCGCCCGCCGCGGAGTGGCTTCCGATCGAGCAGCGCGATCTGCTGGTAATGGACCTTGCGCCCGGCCCGTCAGGCAAGGTCCGGCGGGTCGTGATCCAGCTCATTGCGGCGCCTTACGTGCAAGGATGGGTGAGCAATATCCGGACGCTTGCGGCGCGGCACTGGTACGACGGCCTCGCCATCGTCCGCACCCAGGACAACTACGTCGTGCAATGGGGCGATCCCGATGGGGAGGACCCGAAGAAGGCAAAGCCCTTGCCCGAGGGGCTGCGAATCATGACCGAGGACGACTATGTAGTGCCAGCTGCCGGCATGGACATCGGCGCCAGCACGAAGCTGCTCCGCGATGCCTATGCCAGCCTGGCCGGCTTCGATCATGGTTGGCCGGTCGCGACCGACGGCAAGAGCGTGTGGCCGGTGCATTGCTATGGCTCGGTCGGCGTCGGGCGCGGCCTTTCGCCCGATACCGGCACCGGCGGCGAGCTCTACGCCGTCATCGGACAGGCCCCGCGCCAGCTCGACCGCAACATCGCCGTCGTCGGCCGGGTGATCGAGGGGATGGAGAACCTTTCCGCCCTGCCCCGCGGCACCGGGCCCATCGGCTTTTATGCCACGCCGCAGGAGCGCACGCCCATCGTCTCCTTGCGCACCGGCGAATCGCTTACCGACCTGCCGCGCTACGAATATCTTTCCACTTCCAGCGCCAGCTTTGCCGCCTATCTCGACAAACGCGCCAATCGCAGCGACGCCTTCTACATCCACCCGGCCGGCGGCGTGGACGTCTGCAACGTGCCCGTCCCCGTAAGACGCGCAGCACAATGA
- a CDS encoding DUF1905 domain-containing protein: MKERSVNPIVETLTHTGPLWRWTGASGSGTWHFLTIDGEAGEALSGTAVMRKLEGTARGFGSLKVKARIGASAFATSVFPSRSDNGWLLPIKAAVRKAEGLAEGDWVEVVLEF, from the coding sequence ATGAAGGAACGAAGCGTCAACCCGATCGTCGAAACCCTGACCCATACCGGGCCGCTCTGGCGCTGGACCGGCGCATCGGGTAGCGGCACCTGGCACTTCCTGACAATCGACGGCGAGGCCGGCGAAGCGCTTTCCGGCACTGCCGTCATGCGCAAGCTGGAAGGGACGGCGCGCGGGTTCGGCTCCCTCAAGGTCAAGGCCCGGATCGGCGCAAGCGCGTTTGCGACCTCGGTCTTTCCATCCAGAAGCGACAACGGCTGGCTGCTGCCGATCAAGGCCGCCGTGCGCAAGGCAGAGGGCCTTGCCGAAGGTGACTGGGTCGAAGTGGTACTGGAGTTCTAG